A stretch of Schistocerca cancellata isolate TAMUIC-IGC-003103 chromosome 3, iqSchCanc2.1, whole genome shotgun sequence DNA encodes these proteins:
- the LOC126176393 gene encoding cuticle protein 16.5-like: MFTWLLTETVLSRQLVLVLAAAACCVSAAPKAGLAPLAYSAPLVAAAPAAYAAPAPAVVTAHSSQYIAQNFNGLAVAPAAPVVAAAYHAAPVVAAAYHAAPAILG, translated from the coding sequence ATGTTTACGTGGCTCCTCACAGAGACTGTGCTCTCCCGACAGCTCGTGCTGGTCctggccgccgccgcctgctgcgtAAGCGCCGCCCCCAAGGCCGGCCTCGCCCCCCTGGCCTACTCTGCCCCGCTGGTGGCCGCCGCCCCCgcggcctacgccgcccccgcgccTGCAGTCGTGACGGCGCACAGCTCGCAGTACATCGCGCAGAACTTCAACGGACTCGCTGTGGCCCCCGCCGCCCCAGTTGTCGCCGCCGCCTACCATGCAGCCCCCGTCGTTGCTGCTGCATACCACGCTGCTCCGGCGATACTCGGCTGA